A window of the Deltaproteobacteria bacterium genome harbors these coding sequences:
- a CDS encoding DUF4239 domain-containing protein produces MGDVRFAGWLGVGLFLGMLVMLEIGRRVGDRVERLDPEGAHTGTGPVEGAVFALLGLLVAFSFSGAAARFDARRHLIVEETNAIGTAYLRLDLAPAAAQPALRDLFRRYLDTRLEVYRLVPDLDAVREALGRAERLQGEIWSASLAACRDAGSQPCAILLLPALNAMIDITTTRTAAGRMHPPWIIVWLLCGLGLGCALLAGYSMATGERRKWTHILAFAAVMALTVFVILDLEFPRIGFIRVDEFDRLLLDLRAGMDR; encoded by the coding sequence ATGGGGGACGTGCGATTCGCGGGGTGGCTCGGCGTCGGCTTGTTCCTCGGCATGCTGGTCATGCTCGAGATCGGACGCCGGGTCGGCGACCGCGTCGAACGGCTCGATCCCGAGGGCGCCCACACGGGCACGGGACCCGTCGAGGGGGCGGTGTTCGCGCTCCTCGGCCTGCTCGTGGCGTTCTCGTTCTCGGGCGCGGCGGCGCGCTTCGACGCCCGCCGGCACCTGATCGTCGAAGAGACCAACGCGATCGGCACCGCCTACCTGCGCCTCGATCTGGCGCCGGCGGCGGCCCAGCCTGCGCTCCGCGACCTCTTCCGCCGCTACCTGGACACGCGGCTCGAGGTCTATCGACTGGTTCCGGATCTCGACGCCGTCCGCGAGGCGCTCGGCCGCGCCGAGCGCCTCCAGGGGGAGATCTGGTCCGCGAGCCTCGCCGCCTGCCGTGACGCGGGGTCGCAGCCCTGCGCGATCCTCCTCCTGCCCGCGCTGAACGCGATGATCGACATCACCACGACGCGGACGGCGGCGGGCCGCATGCACCCGCCGTGGATCATCGTCTGGCTGCTCTGCGGCCTCGGGCTCGGCTGCGCGCTGCTCGCGGGGTACAGCATGGCGACCGGCGAGCGCCGGAAATGGACGCACATCCTGGCGTTCGCCGCCGTCATGGCCCTCACGGTCTTCGTCATCCTCGACCTCGAGTTCCCGCGGATCGGCTTCATCCGGGTGGACGAGTTCGACCGACTGCTGCTCGACCTGCGCGCCGGGATGGACCGCTGA